In one Umezawaea sp. Da 62-37 genomic region, the following are encoded:
- a CDS encoding PH domain-containing protein: MTSPELPMAPEFVEEPPALDWHRLDLRMLIVRPLNELLGLIPVLVGLLVIGGGDVWRIAMSGGFIVLVVLFGLLNWLTTRYRITHDQVELHTGLLVRKRLAVPRERIRTVDLTAKLGHRLFGLSAIRVGTGQHEKAGDNGGVTLDAVSSQEAERLRQLLLDRAPARAVGDAPARQVSTPLAVFDPRWLRFAPLTLSGLVAVGGTFGVLMNYAQEFDLRPSAFGGLHAVVERVVNAPIVLTVMTVLGVVLVLAVIASLLVYVVQFWGYRLTREDDGTLRVRRGLLTTRSVSVDEDRLRGVEVQEPLLLRLGRGARTTAVATGLGTKGESSLLLPPAPVAEAHRVAGDVLRVGQSPTRTGLLRHPLVALRRRIVRAVLPVLVLVGVLVLVAPSWTWQAALVLVPFAALLGWDRYRALGHALTERYLVARSGSAVRETVALQRSGIIGWRISQSFFQRRAGLATVSATTAAGDGVYHVIDVDARTGLLLADEAVPDLLRPFLVVPESTP, from the coding sequence GTGACCTCCCCGGAACTGCCGATGGCGCCCGAGTTCGTCGAGGAACCGCCCGCGCTCGACTGGCACCGGCTGGACCTGCGGATGCTGATCGTGCGGCCGCTCAACGAACTGCTCGGCCTGATCCCCGTGCTCGTCGGCCTGCTCGTGATCGGCGGCGGCGACGTCTGGCGGATCGCCATGAGCGGCGGGTTCATCGTGCTGGTGGTGCTGTTCGGGCTGCTGAACTGGCTGACGACCCGCTACCGGATCACCCACGACCAGGTCGAGCTGCACACGGGTCTGCTGGTGCGCAAGCGCTTGGCGGTGCCGAGGGAGCGCATCCGGACCGTCGACCTGACCGCCAAGCTCGGCCACCGGCTGTTCGGGCTGTCCGCGATCAGGGTCGGCACCGGCCAGCACGAGAAGGCGGGCGACAACGGCGGCGTGACGCTGGACGCGGTGTCGTCGCAGGAGGCCGAGCGGCTGCGCCAGCTCCTGCTCGACCGGGCGCCGGCACGAGCGGTGGGCGACGCCCCCGCCCGGCAGGTGAGCACGCCCCTGGCCGTGTTCGACCCGAGGTGGCTGCGCTTCGCGCCGCTGACGCTGTCCGGACTGGTCGCGGTCGGCGGCACGTTCGGCGTGCTGATGAACTACGCGCAGGAGTTCGACCTGCGGCCGTCCGCGTTCGGCGGGCTGCACGCCGTGGTCGAGCGGGTCGTGAACGCGCCGATCGTGCTGACCGTCATGACCGTGCTCGGCGTCGTGCTGGTGCTGGCCGTGATCGCCTCGCTGCTGGTGTACGTCGTGCAGTTCTGGGGCTACCGGCTGACCAGGGAGGACGACGGCACGCTGCGGGTGCGGCGCGGGCTGCTGACCACCCGCTCGGTGTCCGTGGACGAGGACCGGCTGCGTGGCGTCGAGGTGCAGGAACCGCTGCTGCTGCGGCTGGGCCGGGGCGCGCGGACGACCGCGGTCGCCACCGGGCTCGGCACCAAGGGCGAGAGCAGCCTGCTGCTGCCGCCCGCGCCGGTCGCCGAGGCGCACCGGGTCGCGGGCGACGTGCTGCGCGTCGGGCAGTCGCCGACCAGGACCGGGTTGCTGCGGCACCCGCTGGTGGCGCTGCGGCGGCGGATCGTCCGGGCGGTGCTGCCGGTGCTGGTGCTGGTGGGAGTGCTTGTACTGGTCGCGCCGTCGTGGACGTGGCAGGCCGCGCTCGTGCTGGTGCCGTTCGCGGCGCTCCTGGGCTGGGACCGCTACCGCGCGCTCGGCCACGCGCTCACCGAGCGGTACCTGGTGGCGCGCAGCGGATCGGCCGTGCGGGAGACCGTGGCGCTTCAGCGCAGCGGCATCATCGGCTGGCGGATCTCGCAGTCGTTCTTCCAGCGCAGGGCCGGGCTGGCGACGGTGTCGGCGACCACGGCGGCGGGTGACGGGGTCTACCACGTGATCGACGTGGACGCCCGCACCGGACTGCTGCTGGCCGACGAGGCCGTGCCGGACCTCCTGCGGCCGTTCCTCGTCGTCCCCGAGTCGACTCCGTGA
- the orn gene encoding oligoribonuclease, translating into MMDRLVWIDCEMTGLELGKDALIEIAALVTDADLNVLGDGVDVVIHADEQSLAGMPEVVVEMHAKSGLTEEVRRSAVTIEEAEALVLAYIKEWVPDPRTAPLAGNSIATDRGFIARDMPALDDHLHYRMIDVSSIKELCRRWYPRIYYAQPEKGLSHRALADIRESIRELAYYRRTAFVAPPGPNSEQAQAVAAELLKADGIG; encoded by the coding sequence GTGATGGATCGTCTGGTGTGGATCGACTGTGAGATGACCGGCCTCGAACTCGGCAAGGACGCCTTGATCGAGATCGCCGCGCTGGTCACCGACGCGGACCTGAACGTGCTCGGCGACGGCGTCGACGTGGTGATCCACGCGGACGAGCAGTCGCTCGCCGGGATGCCCGAAGTGGTCGTGGAGATGCACGCGAAGTCCGGCCTGACCGAGGAGGTCCGCCGCTCCGCGGTGACCATCGAGGAGGCCGAGGCGCTCGTCCTCGCGTACATCAAGGAATGGGTGCCCGACCCGCGCACCGCCCCGCTCGCGGGCAACTCGATCGCGACGGACCGCGGCTTCATCGCCCGCGACATGCCCGCGCTCGACGACCACCTGCACTACCGGATGATCGACGTGTCGTCGATCAAGGAGCTGTGCAGGCGCTGGTACCCGCGCATCTACTACGCGCAGCCGGAGAAGGGCCTCTCGCACCGGGCGCTCGCCGACATCCGCGAGTCCATCCGCGAGCTGGCGTACTACCGGCGCACCGCGTTCGTCGCGCCTCCCGGCCCGAACTCGGAGCAGGCCCAGGCCGTGGCGGCGGAGCTGCTCAAGGCCGACGGGATCGGCTGA
- a CDS encoding helix-turn-helix domain-containing protein: protein MKRHEVAVLALDQVTGFDLGTPTQVLGTARDAREQPYYRVRVCTPGGRPVRSSAGYSVQADHGLELLTEADTIIVSGQYRADVLHRDPLADDVLAALVAAAPTTRIVSICTGAFVLAAAGLLEGRRATTHWWYAEAFRRMFPHVDLDPDVLFVDEGDVLTSAGVGAGIDLCLHLVRKDFGTEAANRAARRCVVPPWRSGGQSQYIERPVPPVETTSTAPARDWALARLDEPLDLRSLADHVRMSVRTFTRRFREETGLSPGKWITQQRVERARHLLESTDLPVDEVARRSGFGTGAALRQQMGTALGVAPSVYRSTFRTSA, encoded by the coding sequence ATGAAGCGACACGAGGTCGCGGTCCTCGCGCTCGACCAAGTCACGGGCTTCGACCTCGGCACCCCGACGCAGGTCCTCGGCACCGCCCGCGACGCCCGCGAACAGCCGTACTACCGGGTCCGCGTGTGCACGCCGGGCGGCCGTCCGGTGCGCAGTTCGGCGGGCTACTCGGTCCAGGCCGACCACGGCCTCGAACTGCTGACCGAGGCGGACACGATCATCGTGTCCGGGCAGTACCGGGCCGACGTCCTGCACCGCGACCCGCTCGCCGACGACGTCCTCGCGGCCCTGGTCGCCGCCGCGCCCACCACCCGGATCGTGTCGATCTGCACCGGCGCGTTCGTGCTCGCCGCGGCGGGCCTGCTCGAGGGCCGCCGCGCCACCACGCACTGGTGGTACGCCGAGGCGTTCCGCCGGATGTTCCCGCACGTCGACCTCGACCCGGACGTGCTGTTCGTCGACGAGGGCGACGTCCTCACGTCGGCGGGCGTCGGTGCGGGCATCGACCTGTGCCTGCACCTGGTGCGCAAGGACTTCGGCACCGAGGCCGCCAACCGCGCCGCCCGCCGCTGCGTCGTCCCGCCGTGGCGCTCCGGCGGCCAGTCGCAGTACATCGAACGCCCGGTCCCGCCCGTCGAGACCACCTCGACGGCCCCCGCCCGCGACTGGGCCCTCGCCCGCCTCGACGAGCCGCTGGACCTGCGTTCGCTGGCCGACCACGTCCGGATGAGCGTCCGCACCTTCACCCGCCGCTTCCGCGAGGAGACCGGGCTGAGCCCCGGCAAGTGGATCACCCAGCAGCGCGTCGAACGCGCCCGCCACCTGCTGGAGTCCACGGACCTGCCGGTCGACGAGGTGGCCCGGCGCTCCGGTTTCGGCACGGGCGCGGCGCTGCGCCAGCAGATGGGCACCGCGCTGGGGGTCGCGCCCAGCGTGTACCGCAGCACGTTCCGGACGAGCGCCTAG
- a CDS encoding GNAT family N-acetyltransferase: MIVRPGGPADLDTVIGLFDEAVRWLVSQGRTGQWGGEPFSTSPARVESLRSWSDDLHIAELDGVAVGALAIGPAPEYVPPATGPEVYVTALVGSRRGRGAGRLLLEHARAEAVARNVERLRVDCYAGGGGALVAFYVSAGFTPTDTFTVEGDWPGQVLEMPPRG; encoded by the coding sequence GTGATCGTCCGACCTGGTGGCCCGGCGGACCTCGACACCGTGATCGGCCTGTTCGACGAGGCCGTGCGGTGGCTGGTGTCGCAGGGCCGGACCGGACAGTGGGGCGGCGAGCCCTTCTCGACGAGCCCCGCGCGCGTCGAGTCGCTCCGGTCCTGGTCGGACGACCTGCACATCGCCGAACTGGACGGCGTCGCAGTCGGGGCGCTGGCCATCGGGCCCGCGCCGGAGTACGTGCCACCCGCGACCGGCCCGGAGGTGTACGTGACCGCGCTGGTCGGCAGTCGTCGCGGCCGTGGCGCGGGCAGGCTGCTGCTGGAGCACGCGCGCGCCGAGGCGGTCGCGCGGAACGTGGAGCGGCTGCGGGTCGACTGCTACGCCGGTGGCGGTGGCGCGCTGGTGGCGTTCTACGTGTCGGCGGGGTTCACGCCGACGGACACCTTCACCGTGGAGGGCGACTGGCCCGGCCAGGTCCTGGAGATGCCGCCGCGGGGGTGA
- a CDS encoding PH domain-containing protein, translated as MTTEQVRLRAPRHQVSRKSITLWTLHAVIGWAVVLLPQLVVLLFVDSPPTWQLTAAVATGVLAVAHTLVMPRWRFRVHRWESTPIAVYTLTGWLSQEWRIAPVSRIQTVDTKRGPLQQLLGLSTVTVTTASAAGPVHIEGLDHEAAVRLADELTTTTDATPGDAT; from the coding sequence GTGACCACTGAGCAGGTGCGGCTGCGGGCGCCGAGGCACCAGGTAAGCCGGAAGTCGATCACGTTGTGGACCCTGCACGCCGTGATCGGGTGGGCGGTCGTGCTGCTGCCGCAGCTCGTCGTCCTGCTGTTCGTCGACTCGCCGCCCACGTGGCAGCTGACCGCGGCCGTGGCGACCGGCGTCCTGGCGGTCGCGCACACGCTGGTGATGCCGCGATGGCGCTTCCGGGTGCACCGCTGGGAGTCCACCCCGATCGCCGTCTACACGCTGACCGGCTGGCTGAGCCAGGAGTGGCGGATCGCGCCGGTCTCGCGCATCCAGACCGTGGACACCAAGCGCGGACCGCTGCAACAGCTCCTCGGGCTGTCCACGGTGACCGTGACGACCGCGTCGGCGGCCGGGCCCGTGCACATCGAGGGCCTCGACCACGAGGCGGCGGTGCGGCTGGCCGACGAGCTGACCACCACGACCGACGCCACCCCCGGTGATGCCACGTGA
- a CDS encoding LuxR C-terminal-related transcriptional regulator — protein sequence MTIPLPRTEHAADPRASLREARIALDEDRAGDALEFAEKALSAYSWLEDAEGAAESLLAQAVALGGRGLLSSALDAIDQVRRIAVADRRLRLQSWCGYSRAVVELRLDSPERSLRSLARALGPAELSGDPELIGSILFEQARVLRAAGGGERDLRRAEALCAQVRDRWRQLDDVVRLARVTVLLAHVRLDLGEVERARRSCRRAEELLAGHDRPVAHAELLLAQARVSGARDRVGEEIARLGRAAEIAAGCRAWEVAVRAHGALSAACERAGQLGPALRHARAQLEQHRLRERQDGVDLLRMREHDLTAGLARLGFGAADPEPLRHNATTTECADSRIARALRAGLTKRGIEVLQLLASGAGTSTIADRLALSPKTVQNHLQRIYRTLGVHDRAGAVVWWIDLDPEAVRVRREPVG from the coding sequence ATGACGATTCCCCTGCCTCGCACGGAGCACGCCGCCGATCCGCGGGCGAGCCTCAGGGAGGCCCGCATCGCCCTCGACGAGGACCGGGCGGGCGATGCCTTGGAGTTCGCGGAGAAAGCGCTTTCCGCCTACTCCTGGTTGGAGGACGCCGAGGGCGCCGCGGAGAGCCTGCTGGCGCAGGCCGTCGCGCTGGGCGGCCGCGGTCTGCTGTCCTCGGCGCTGGACGCCATCGACCAGGTGCGCCGGATCGCCGTCGCCGACCGGCGCCTGCGGCTCCAGTCGTGGTGCGGGTACTCGCGCGCCGTCGTGGAACTGCGGCTGGACTCCCCCGAGCGGTCGCTGCGCTCGCTGGCCCGCGCGCTGGGACCGGCCGAGCTCAGCGGCGACCCGGAGCTGATCGGCTCGATCCTGTTCGAACAGGCCAGGGTGCTGCGCGCGGCGGGCGGGGGCGAGCGGGACCTGCGCCGCGCGGAGGCGTTGTGCGCGCAGGTCCGCGACCGGTGGAGGCAGCTCGACGACGTGGTCCGGCTGGCCCGCGTCACGGTGCTGCTCGCCCACGTGCGGCTGGACCTCGGCGAGGTCGAACGGGCCCGGCGCTCCTGCCGCCGCGCCGAGGAGCTGCTGGCCGGGCACGACCGCCCGGTCGCCCACGCCGAGCTGCTGCTGGCGCAGGCGAGGGTGAGCGGCGCCCGCGACCGCGTCGGCGAGGAGATCGCCCGACTCGGCCGGGCCGCCGAGATCGCCGCGGGCTGCCGGGCGTGGGAGGTGGCCGTGCGGGCGCACGGGGCGTTGAGCGCGGCCTGCGAACGGGCGGGCCAGCTCGGGCCCGCGCTGCGGCACGCGCGGGCGCAACTGGAGCAGCACCGGCTGCGGGAGCGGCAGGACGGCGTCGACCTGCTGCGGATGCGCGAGCACGACCTGACCGCCGGGCTGGCCCGGCTCGGCTTCGGCGCGGCGGACCCGGAACCGTTGCGCCACAACGCGACGACGACCGAATGCGCGGACAGCCGGATCGCGCGGGCGTTGCGCGCCGGCCTCACCAAACGCGGCATCGAGGTGCTCCAACTGCTGGCGTCGGGGGCGGGCACGAGCACCATCGCGGACCGGCTCGCCCTGTCCCCGAAGACCGTGCAGAACCACCTCCAGCGGATCTACCGGACACTCGGCGTGCACGACCGCGCGGGCGCCGTCGTGTGGTGGATCGACCTCGATCCCGAAGCGGTGCGGGTGCGGCGGGAACCGGTGGGATGA
- a CDS encoding AMP-binding protein yields the protein MRPDRLAGVLAGYARWDLTVAWGYATGAARHPDRPAIIDDQGVLTYAEVDDRTTRLARGLVDRGVRPGDKVAVLCRNHRGFVETVVACVKIGAHAVLLNTGLSRGQFATVLREQDVSVVVADTEFADLPPEVDRITDTELDDVIAAAPATPLPRRPPRGRLVVLTSGTTGAPKGARRPEPGGLSPAAALLSRIPLRQGETVAVPAPLFHTWGLAAFQIGLVLGATLVLRRRFDPAVLLADVREHRCGALFVVPVMLQRVLEAADRDAPSLRVIASSGSALPPPVTARCLREFGPVLYNLYGSTEVSWATIATPAELARRPETVGLPPRGTRLAILDEHGEPVAPGTTGRIFVANDMLFEGYTNGAGKEARDGLMATGDVGYRDDTGLLFVAGRDDEMIVSGGENVYPAEVEALLSGLPAVREVAVVGVADDEYGRRLAAYVVCAEPGALDADAVRDHVKAHLARFSVPRDVVFLDSLPRNATGKALKGELPPYSG from the coding sequence ATGCGGCCGGACCGGCTGGCGGGCGTGCTCGCCGGATACGCGCGCTGGGACCTGACGGTGGCGTGGGGCTACGCGACGGGTGCCGCACGGCACCCGGACCGGCCGGCGATCATCGACGACCAGGGCGTGCTGACCTACGCCGAGGTCGACGACCGCACCACCCGGCTGGCCCGCGGTCTCGTCGACCGCGGTGTGCGGCCCGGTGACAAGGTCGCGGTGCTCTGCCGCAACCACCGCGGTTTCGTCGAGACCGTGGTGGCCTGCGTGAAGATCGGCGCCCACGCCGTGCTGCTCAACACCGGCCTGAGCCGCGGCCAGTTCGCCACCGTGCTGCGCGAGCAGGACGTGTCGGTCGTGGTGGCGGACACCGAGTTCGCCGACCTGCCGCCGGAGGTCGACCGGATCACCGACACCGAACTGGACGACGTGATCGCGGCGGCACCGGCGACACCGCTGCCCCGGCGGCCGCCGCGCGGTCGGCTGGTCGTGCTGACCTCCGGCACGACCGGCGCGCCGAAGGGCGCCCGCCGTCCCGAACCCGGCGGCCTCTCCCCCGCCGCGGCGCTGCTGTCCCGGATCCCGCTGCGGCAGGGGGAGACCGTCGCCGTGCCCGCGCCGCTGTTCCACACCTGGGGGCTGGCCGCGTTCCAGATCGGCCTGGTGCTCGGCGCGACCCTGGTGCTGCGGCGCAGGTTCGACCCGGCCGTGCTGCTGGCCGACGTGCGCGAGCACCGCTGCGGCGCGCTGTTCGTGGTTCCCGTGATGCTGCAACGGGTGCTCGAGGCCGCCGACCGGGACGCGCCCTCCCTGCGGGTGATCGCGTCGAGCGGGTCGGCGCTGCCGCCACCGGTCACCGCGCGGTGCCTGCGCGAGTTCGGCCCGGTGCTCTACAACCTGTACGGCTCCACCGAGGTGTCCTGGGCGACCATCGCGACCCCGGCGGAACTGGCGCGCAGGCCCGAAACGGTCGGTCTGCCACCGCGCGGCACCCGGCTCGCGATCCTCGACGAGCACGGCGAACCGGTGGCGCCCGGCACGACCGGCCGGATCTTCGTCGCCAACGACATGCTGTTCGAGGGCTACACCAACGGCGCGGGCAAGGAGGCCCGCGACGGCCTGATGGCCACCGGGGACGTCGGGTACCGCGACGACACCGGGCTGCTGTTCGTCGCAGGGCGGGACGACGAGATGATCGTGTCCGGCGGCGAGAACGTCTACCCGGCCGAGGTCGAGGCGCTGCTCTCCGGGCTGCCGGCCGTGCGCGAGGTCGCCGTGGTCGGCGTCGCGGACGACGAGTACGGCCGGCGGCTCGCCGCGTACGTCGTGTGCGCCGAACCGGGCGCGCTCGACGCGGACGCCGTGCGCGACCACGTGAAGGCGCACCTGGCGCGGTTCTCGGTGCCCCGCGACGTGGTGTTCCTGGACTCGTTGCCGCGCAATGCCACGGGCAAGGCGCTGAAAGGGGAACTGCCTCCGTATTCTGGCTGA
- a CDS encoding MFS transporter, which translates to MAFRPLAADRPPTDALLVTQIEGRKVRTLHWAWVVAAVSFIALIGAAGFRSAPGALIEPLQQEFGWSRATISFAVSVNLLLYGLTAPFAAALMARFGVRRVVSLALLLVSAGSGLTVFMTAGWQLVLLWGVLVGLGTGSMALAFVATITGRWFVKHRGLVTGVLTAGGATGQLVFLPVIAGLAESSGWRYSSLVIAGAALLVVPLAYFLLKEHPADLGLPLYGGTEIVPAPPRQAGSAARTAIGTLRTAARTRSFWYLAGGFAICGMTTNGLVGTHFIPAAHDHGMPTTTAAGLLALVGLFDIIGTIFSGWLTDKVDSRVLLAAYYLLRGVSLLLLTQLFASSVHPSMLVFIIFYGLDWVATVPPTVALCREIFGESGPVVFGWVFASHQIGAAIAATAAGLARDHFGDYALTFYVAGGLSIGAAVLSLRVRRSPAFPAPAVDPAPENAHR; encoded by the coding sequence ATGGCCTTCCGGCCACTGGCAGCGGACCGCCCGCCGACGGATGCTCTGCTGGTGACGCAGATCGAGGGCCGGAAGGTCCGCACACTCCACTGGGCCTGGGTAGTAGCCGCCGTGTCGTTCATCGCGCTCATCGGCGCGGCCGGGTTCCGCTCGGCGCCGGGCGCGCTGATCGAGCCGCTGCAACAGGAGTTCGGCTGGTCCCGCGCCACGATCTCGTTCGCCGTCTCGGTCAACCTGCTGCTCTACGGCCTCACCGCCCCGTTCGCGGCCGCCCTCATGGCGCGCTTCGGCGTCCGCCGGGTGGTCAGCCTGGCGCTGCTGCTGGTCTCGGCGGGCAGCGGGCTGACCGTGTTCATGACGGCCGGCTGGCAGCTCGTCCTGCTGTGGGGCGTCCTGGTCGGCCTGGGCACCGGGTCGATGGCGCTCGCGTTCGTCGCGACCATCACCGGCCGCTGGTTCGTCAAGCACCGCGGCCTGGTGACGGGCGTGCTCACGGCGGGCGGCGCGACCGGTCAGCTGGTGTTCCTGCCGGTCATCGCGGGCCTCGCCGAGTCGTCGGGCTGGCGCTACTCGTCGCTGGTGATCGCGGGCGCGGCGCTCCTGGTCGTGCCGCTGGCGTACTTCCTGCTCAAGGAGCACCCGGCCGACCTCGGGCTGCCGCTCTACGGCGGCACCGAGATCGTGCCCGCTCCCCCGCGGCAGGCGGGCAGCGCGGCGCGCACCGCGATCGGCACCCTCCGCACGGCCGCGCGCACGAGGTCGTTCTGGTACCTGGCGGGCGGGTTCGCGATCTGCGGGATGACCACGAACGGGCTCGTCGGGACGCACTTCATCCCGGCCGCGCACGACCACGGCATGCCGACCACCACGGCCGCCGGGCTGCTCGCGCTGGTCGGCCTGTTCGACATCATCGGCACGATCTTCTCCGGCTGGCTGACCGACAAGGTCGACTCGCGCGTCCTGCTGGCGGCCTACTACCTGCTGCGCGGCGTCTCGCTCCTGCTGCTGACGCAGCTGTTCGCCAGTTCCGTGCACCCGAGCATGCTGGTGTTCATCATCTTCTACGGCCTGGACTGGGTCGCCACCGTGCCGCCGACCGTCGCGCTGTGCCGGGAGATCTTCGGCGAGTCCGGCCCCGTCGTGTTCGGCTGGGTGTTCGCCTCGCACCAGATCGGCGCGGCCATCGCGGCCACGGCGGCGGGGCTGGCGCGCGACCACTTCGGCGACTACGCGTTGACGTTCTACGTCGCGGGTGGACTCAGCATCGGGGCGGCCGTGCTGTCGCTGCGCGTCAGGCGGTCACCCGCGTTCCCGGCCCCCGCGGTCGATCCCGCGCCCGAGAACGCGCACCGCTGA
- a CDS encoding tetratricopeptide repeat protein, whose product MSEPITAVLVRAAEFIASGHPREAIDLLRPALVANPLHAEAWCRLAAAHLDAGEPDPALNAAKRALVLDGDQAWAQRLAALSLSELGRQSEAVVAARESVRRKPTDWRCHVVLSEVLAADPATRAEAVDAARHATRLAPTEARAFQVLGDAALRAKDWGTAEWAYRGALRLDPTDDDARANLATVHRKRGTTRTPSDPLSNEVLAAAQSIAWQVASQVAALLVAGGLLLLFAGMPRPTPLLGWFSGLLVVGTLALVAKTVLLARKPQRHALRHVARHRPKLAVVVALFTLTLLLLTGWTFALLLGATTMQPLVFAWIISLVAGSVVVLTGQGKPRR is encoded by the coding sequence ATGTCCGAGCCGATCACCGCCGTGCTGGTGCGCGCGGCCGAGTTCATCGCCTCCGGTCACCCGCGCGAGGCGATCGACCTGCTCCGACCCGCCCTTGTGGCGAACCCGCTGCACGCCGAGGCGTGGTGCAGGCTCGCCGCCGCGCACCTCGACGCGGGTGAACCCGATCCCGCGCTCAACGCCGCCAAGCGCGCGCTCGTCCTCGACGGCGACCAGGCGTGGGCCCAGCGGCTCGCCGCGCTGTCGTTGAGCGAACTGGGCAGGCAGTCCGAGGCCGTCGTGGCCGCCCGCGAGTCGGTGCGCCGCAAACCGACCGACTGGCGCTGCCACGTAGTGCTGTCCGAGGTCCTCGCCGCCGACCCCGCCACCCGCGCCGAGGCCGTCGACGCGGCCCGCCACGCCACCCGCCTCGCCCCGACCGAGGCCCGCGCGTTCCAGGTGCTCGGCGACGCCGCGCTGCGCGCCAAGGACTGGGGCACCGCCGAGTGGGCGTACCGGGGCGCCCTCCGCCTCGACCCGACCGACGACGACGCCCGCGCCAACCTCGCCACCGTCCACCGCAAACGCGGCACCACCCGCACCCCGTCCGACCCCTTGTCGAACGAGGTGCTGGCCGCCGCCCAGTCGATCGCCTGGCAGGTCGCGTCCCAGGTCGCCGCACTGCTCGTAGCCGGCGGCCTCCTGCTCCTGTTCGCCGGCATGCCCCGCCCCACCCCACTGCTCGGCTGGTTCTCCGGCCTGCTCGTGGTGGGCACCCTCGCACTGGTCGCCAAAACAGTGCTCCTCGCCCGCAAACCCCAACGGCACGCACTCCGCCACGTGGCACGACACCGCCCCAAACTGGCCGTGGTGGTCGCCCTGTTCACGCTCACACTGCTACTGCTCACCGGATGGACCTTCGCCCTGCTCCTGGGCGCCACCACCATGCAGCCACTCGTGTTCGCCTGGATCATCTCCCTGGTCGCAGGCAGCGTGGTCGTACTAACCGGCCAGGGCAAACCCCGTCGCTAA